One Dermacentor albipictus isolate Rhodes 1998 colony chromosome 10, USDA_Dalb.pri_finalv2, whole genome shotgun sequence genomic window, CTGCAGTGAAAATTTTGCTCAGATTACGAAAAGTAAGTAATTTCTTGAAAAATAATGTAACTAGTTTTCATTGATGTCGGTTTTTCTGAGCCTTTTCTCTGTGTGAATCCCCTAATATTTAATCACGTTGTTCTCGCAGCAGCATAAATAGCCTGTTCTACGCCTAGATAGGACCATGTCGATTAGATTTTGCCTCTTCGTGAACGAACTGACCGTATTTATCTTCGTCAACGTTGACAAAAATAGACGTGATAAATAAGTCAAATCACCATGGCCGACTGCTGCTATCTAAATGGCGTCTTGATTTACTGGTACGTGTTCTTTAAGAACACGTGTTTGCCGTGAACGCATGCTTGGTGTGAATCAATTTCTTGGGCAAATCTTGCTTTCCAACTTAGTCGTCATCCTGATAAAGTGGAACTACAACCGTGAAAATATTTAAAAACGTTATATTTTGTGATGTGGTTGATTGGTGAGCTGGTGACTGGTGATCGCTGTTCTTGTAATTCGGCCGAGCCAAAGTTTCTCTTTTGACCCTCCCTTCAATAGAACGAATGCCGGCACTCTTGTGGACTTACATTTTCCAAAGTGATCCACCGTTGACTAGCATCATTCTCCTTGTCGCAGACTGGCTCTGGCGTTTCCTGGTAGATGGCGCTTGGTGCGCACACCTCTTCAGGTGCGGTAGATGACGTAACAGCCTTGTCAGCCTCTGTCAGAAGGCGTTGAAGGGCCTCAATGTATTCGATGGCCCTGTGGAGCGTTTTGACCTGCAgtaacaaaaaaagagagaggtgTTAAAAAATAACATGTCCACCGACCCAAACTTAAAGTAGTGAAGACCGTCAACAAGGAGAGGATAAGCAGCCTCATTATTTCGAAACAGAGCGATGAAGCTGCTGAATTTTTCATCCTCCACCGTATACAACTAACCAAAACTGTTGgatcatgtttctttttttctgcatttagccGCAATGCTTTCTTCAATAGGCTTTGCTGGCTATCGCGCACTCGTTTGCAGCCTTTGTCTTTTTTTACTGTCTTTCTTTTGCCACATACGTTCTTTAGTGAAAAGTCAATTTTGTTTGGATATTTGACAGCCTGGCATGCTACTCCACATCTTCGGTGAATGATAAGCTATACGCAAGCTGAGGGTACATAAACCCACGGACATGCAAATACACCGAAAGGTATTCACTGCTGTTTATTATTGCCTCTACTTTTCAGGAATACTACTAGCAGCAAGTCATACAGAGCAAGTGCACCAACTCACCCATCTTCAAATTCTTTGTCTTTACTATAATTGCGTTTCTTTTATTGTATTCTGTGTCTCTTCGTCTCAGGAGCTTGCAGATTTTTGTTTTTCTATTGAAGAAGGTGACTTGCCTCTCAGTATACATTTGGCTGTGTCGATGTTCGGTGTTTGGAGCGTGTTGTCGCAAAATGTACAAAACGTCCTTTCTTTCGTTACTTACATCTTCAAAGCGACTGTGATCGCTGGAAGGTCCTTGCGTTTTGTCCTTGTTTCCAACTTGCGTAAAAATTGATGTAgttatctttctttatttcattagttttttattgaaaatgaCTGCCCTGCGTGTTGTAGCGAACTACTTTAGTTTTAAGGATCCACTTCCCCTCATACCATCCTTTCGTTCACAAAGCATTTTAACGTTGAGGAAAAGCCGGCAAAATATCTGTTGCCAGTATTTCCAGTACCGTAATAAATAACCTACCAGATTCATAATAAAGCGCACTTCTGATCCACTAGAAAGCGAtatagaaatgaaagaaagaacggGACCAGAGCTTAGCTCCAATATCTAAGTATGAGACAGCTTAATCGTGGTGATTGTGACGTCTTGACAGCTGCGCGCATGCACCGTTGCCGACCTTGCGCATTCTTATTTATCAAAGTGACATTTGTATGTCGCGCAGCTCTGGCGATTTCGTGCACGCTGTGACGCGATCGTGTACACTCAAGGTTCAACATATCTCTAGTTTTCAGTTAGATGCCTTCAAATTGGGTAAAGTCTGCCTCTAATGTTATAAATAAATGCGGGACCGATGAGAGACCCAAGCTCTGTCTTCCATCACAGCATGCCTTAAGCTTGGGGCCACGATCGCGCGCATGCTTATCCTGTGCCAAAGCAGCGCTCTTTGAAACGTCATGCGTGTGTGTCGAGAGCCAGTTTCTTGCATTATTCTCTACGTCAAGGTGAGGCCCTTCGAGACGCTGTGTTACTCTGTACTGCCTTCGTGATCAGGCCACATTTTTTTCCAGACAGGCATGTACAAAATGTATGCGCTCCGCCTATAATATGCTAtcgtaaaaaaaatgcagcgtgAGGGAAGCGGAGAATCGTGCCTAGACGTGCTGCTTCGTAGCGTAACGTAGGACAGGTTGACAACAAGGTGACGATGACCAGGTGATGCGCGGAttcaaaactgctgtattttccGTTAGATCAGGCGGCTTACGCAGGGAGGTGTGTCGTGGTCTCAATTCTCTTTCAtactttttttaaattctgcATCACCTTGTCTGTATCATCTAGTTAGCTATCCTAGATGATACATGTATCAACGTAGCTACCCTCTGCTATGTTGTGCTATGCCGCAGCGCGTGTAGTTGTGATGTTCCGCCAACTATAGCCTCAGTCATAACAGTACTAGGAGCAGGGCTTCCACGGATGCTTACTAATTATAAAGGCGCATTTACAGCGATCAAGTGCACGTACACTCATCGGCTGACCTGTTGAAGCTACGTATTCGGCATGCATGGTTTTACTGAGATAGCAGAGTTTAGAGAATGATTTAAGCGGAAAGAGTGATTCGCGGCAATCCGTGATTTTGATATTCAGGCGAGCGTGACGCTGCCCAGACATGCGTTCTTTGGAAAGGCGCTCAGTCAAATTTAGATGACTCGGTCGTACTTGAATACGGAATGGATGGGCAAAGGATTTTCAGTAAAGCCCTAAATATTTATAATGCATTACTTTACATGCAGTTCATGAGTAAGTGTTGCATTGTTTAGTTGAGTTTCATAATATGGCAGTTATGATTATAGTCCGGGTAACTTTGCGTACCCACAGTCCTCAGAATGTGACTAGCTCTCTGCGTTTGAAGCTGTACAAaacaaaactaagaaaaaaaatcactagTTTGGTTCAAATCGCAGACCCCGCAGCTGAGATACAGACACCTCTACCAGTGCGACACAACTACACTGAGTTAAATGCGCAAAATGTGGAACCGCAAAGATATGTGGATTGACAGGCCACATTAAAGGTAgcacaacaaaataaaaatttccATCTTTCCTCATGTGGGCTAAACTTCAGATCTAATATACCTATTGGAATAACTGCAGGTGTAATTGGTTGTGTGCTCTCGGGAGGCATAAAAATTTGAAATTGAGAAAATATTTGTATCGTAATTTATCATAAGCCGTTCACTATTTGACGTCATGAACAATGAATGATCGATATAGAGCACCGCACTTCGCCAGGGCTTTCTAGATCTTCAGACAATAAACATTTACGAATTTATTGATTAATGATAGCTCAATGTACTGTAACGTCTAAGTGTCATCGCATTCTTATACATGGTCGTCATAATGAGTTATATCAAATTTTATTGGTTATAACTTAGCAGTGCGTATATGCTTGTAACTGTGTCCACTTCGGAAAAACTTGTGCAGTTTACTCTATTTTCTTACACTTTTTCACTTTACATAGAGAGCAGTAAAATTGACGCATCAGTAATTTTTGCTACTTCGGAAATGTCTGCGCGCGTTAGCTAACTGTCTGCTTTAAACAGTCCCTATAAGTTGATACCTGTCAGAGATGCACGAAAACTGCAACTGATAAAAGAAATAATAGACGGGTAAACCAGATATATTTTTAAAAGCCCAATAATAAGTACAACTTTAAGCTACACGTAACatgaaaaacaaaatatatttATTTCTGTCTATATCTCTCATTGATGTGCAAAAACTAGAATCGTAAAGTGAAGGCTAATATCGCTGCGAAGCATAAGTAAGCGCCGCAGGCCTATATTATACCAGCAATATCCCATAGATCCCTATGTAGCTGTAACGTGAATAAAAAGCAGTAACTTAGGGGCCTCTGCACCGCTACTCAGCGCAATCTAGTGTTGCAGACATACAGTAATCAGCAGCTTCCGCAGTAAAGTGTACATAAAACATCTGTAATGAGTTAAAAGCCACCAGCATTGCCAGTTAGCGCAAGTTATTGTAGCAAATGAAATGGCCCGCACAACCGCGCGATAACCTACAAGCAGCTATCGCTGTGACGTGTGCAGCAAACTTAACAGCTATCGTTGTAACTTGTACAGCAAACATAGGCAGCTATCGCTGTAACGTGTACAACAAATACGAGCAGCTATCGCTGTAACTTGTACAGCAAACAGAGGCAGCTATCGCTGTAACGTGTATAACAAATATGAGCAGCTATCGCTGTaataaagtggaaagttgggcgagttggcattCAATCATAATGGGAACggcgcgaacaagacgacgacggagtgaaaggacgcaggacgagcgctgtcctgtgcgtcgtcgtcttgttcgcatTGTTCCCATTATGAATATCACTGTAATTTGTACAGCAAACCTAAGCAGCTAAACGTGTACAGAAAACCGGCATAGTGCGCCCACCTTTGACAGTCTCTTGGCCCTGTTCTCGACCGGCACGCACTTTCGTAGCCTGCAGAAGGCGTTGTTCACTGCCTGCACTCTGCGCCGCTCTCTGGCATTCCTTCGGGCCACAAGGTGCGGGGGCTTCTCTCGGTGTGGCACGTGCTTGTATGCCGACTTGGGTGATGCTGACGCGGACGATGACGTCACCATCGTGCACGCATCCTGCGCACAACTGTCGTCCTTCAGAACGTGGTTCGGCGAGCAGCCGGAGTCGGAGTCGCGGCTGGACGAGTCGTCTGGCGTCTCGGGTGTGCAGGGCCGGCAGCCGAAGTCACGGCTACATGCGaagagcagagaaaaaaaaagaacattcaatGAGGGGCTATAGAATTATTGTTATCTGCGCTTGTTCGTTAACGACATAGGAAGGCAAGCAGCGCAAAAACGGGAAAAAACTAAGATTTATTGCAAGGTGCCGAAAGATATAGGCAGGGATGTCTACAAACGCTTGGTTACCACGTTGTAACGACGTCGCAGCGCACCAGACCGCACTATAACCTATCCGAATTCGCCCTTGCTACTACTTGGTCTTCGCAATAAAAGCAAGAAATACATGGTTACATCAGTTACATTTTAGCATCATCCAAGGCTGGAGTCTATGTAGTAACGATGTTACCTCTTTGTTATTCAGGTGAGTGCTTCGTTTTGACACTGTGGGCATATTTGACCCAGGTGTGCGGCTTCGTTTTGACAGTGTTAGGCTTACGAAATTACGCCACAACGCCATGAAGGCGTTGTGCTTTCTATGCACCATTTGTCTTGGAAAAATCGAAAAGCTTTGAAGCTCGGCTGCATGTCTTTTGACCAGGTAGGAAAAGATAAAAATCATTTGTCTCTTTATTATATGGTACAGGCGGAGGTGGTAAACATATAAAATCAGACCGTGTTGTCTTCCTTCACAACAGGTCGTAACATCGCAGTTTTGTTTTGAGACCCAAACTACTGAAAACCTCATCGATATCTTGACAATGTTAACATGGAGTACACATTGCAAAGCCATGATTATAACCATTCAGCACGCTCTTTACATTGTGGTTTTTGCAACTTTCTACGTGCCAGTTAAGGACAGGAGTGACGTGGGGTGTCACTTACGGAAGGGCGCTTGACACTAAAGGTTATGGTTTTCGTATGAACGTAACTAATATGACATAGAGTAAGGGACTAAAATTATTTGCTTCCACACGATaacaaagtaaaataaataaaattgttaTTGTGAGAAATGAAACGACAAAgagaagaacaaaagaaacaaaaattaaagCGTAAAGAATTTGCCAATGCAAATGTTGGCAAGAAACACATTGCCTGATCTCCAGAATTTAAGCACTGCTGAGCTCTGTGAAGTGAACAGTGTTTAACAGCCAACGAGGGCACGAAATATTACCAGACGGTGTCTGACATTAACCCTCAACACGCACTGCACGCACGTGATGCGTATAATGCGTTCGCGTACAGGTTATTTGCATAATTATTGCTTATGCAATCTCACAGACATTCGTTTCGCCTGCTTGCTTCTAATAATGTATTACATGTTTCAAAGTTAATCAGTATATGCGTTCCGGACACTACGGGCTGGTGCATGAATAATCAAAACATTGAGAAACTGCGCTATGCGGTACTTGGCATGATGGAACATAAATGATGCACATAAACTGATGATATGCACAATATGATGCACACAAACTGGTCGTACTGGAATGTAGCgcaagaaatgacgaaagaatgCCGAAAGGACACAGCACTGTGCATCATCCAGCCCTGCGAAGCATCTTGCTCGTCAGTACGTAACTGGACTCCACGGTTTAGCTTTCGCCGAATTACCTTTTATTATGTGCCCTAATTTTAAGATTTCCTTTGCGAGTTCCTGATAATTATCTACTCCTTGTGGGTTTTTTGATGAAGTAGAACCTCATTTTAATTGTTTGTGAACGTCCGTAGTCTATTGCGACATGTCTTATATGACAAAAAAGGGAAGCACGTACAGTATCCTTCCCTAGTCATCTCAAAGGAACAAAATGTTACAGGTACAGTCACCTGCAATATGACCTCCAGcaccggtgcccgtggttgaAAGGACTCCAAGACTACGGCTGCGCAGACACAGGCTAAGTTCCAGACCTACACAGTTTCAATTAGTGGTATTTATTAAACCTCTATTTCGCATGTCAGGGCCGCCGCGCAGCCCTGGAGCTTCTTCAGCCACGAACAAGGGTGTGGGAAGTCATATTGCACGCGAATGTACCTAGCTAAATCAACTGTATACCAAGCGATGAGGGTGCGTCTCAAAGGTTGCAGGCAAAAGCCTTCCGTGTTCGGTCACGTGCCGAGCACATGCCAGTGAGCACACCGATGGCAACTGACAGCTTCAGTACACGTACCAAGCATTCCTTCCATCGCTTCACGGTGCAGGCTAATTTCTTGACTTGGGTTTTCCTCCGTTCATTGTCAGAACGGTACGAGAAGAAAAGTTTGTCTCTGTATATAACACTCCAGCCAGCTACCGTTGGGAGTGTTGCATATTCAACGCGCGTGCGCTGCACTCTGCTATGTATCGCGAAAGCAAAAGCAACTCTCAACTGGCCGCATTGTATACCTCGAGTAACTATGAAGTATCTGCTTCGTGTTGCGCAATCTCAGATCTCCATCATCACCacattttacgtccactgcatgGATAAATTTCTCTGCCAGAGAGATCTTCAGTTGTGCCGGTCTTGAACCGGCCGGCAACATCGAAAGCCTGCAAATTCCCCAGTTTCATTACACCACATACACAGTGAAAAATTACACCCTTAAAAGCCAATGAAGATGTAAATCTGTCTACAACTCACACCTTCCATCATTTTTGGGTACAATAATTTTGGTTACAGATCGTTTTGCAGCCTTATTTGCACGTAAATTTGTAACATATTTTACAGCATATATTGCAACGCCGTCCTCAAGTACGCTTCCATTTCCTTCATTGCGGAACGCTGTTCGTCCTTCGGGGCGTGTTTTTGTCTCACAAAACGATGTCGCCTGTCTAGCTTTCGTCTCCTTTCTTGAAGACATGAACGCGATATGGTCCAGGTCGCTCCTGTCAGCTTCCCGGTGTTGAGAACGCCAGATCAAAGATGACAGCGAGTCCTCGTCGCATGGGCCGTAAGGGTAGCTCCTCGCGAGGGGCCGTTCTAGGACTCGGGCCCCCCTGACCTTAATTACTTGAGACGAATTTTAATGAAGTTGTTACTACCACGATATACCGCTCATAGCACGCGTGCCATCCGTGAGCTGGAAGTACCGGGCACGCGGCGTTAACGAAAGATAGATGAAGATCATTGTTTGGTGTGACAATAAtatgccccaaagggtgcaactgtttttagagtgttgaCAGGTGCTCTGTGACTCTGATGGACCTCCGGTTATTTGCCCGACGCATTAAGTGAGAAGTGCCACTCAGTTTCTACCCCCTGTCAACTGGAATATCGGTGACGCGGTTTCAGCTCCCGGATACCACATTTTCCGTCCATCTGGTCCTTGAAGCTACGCTAATGGTTTTACTTTCCATTGTTTCTACTGTGGTCATTGGCGATCCCCTCAAGTTTGGCTTGGGGAAATGAATCTCCGCCTTACCTTATCATTTTACGATAACACTGCGTGATCCGCAAATTTTTTTCATTAACTTTTTAATGCCAGCAGCCTCGAAGGTACCCTATGTAAACAAAATCTTCGTAGCCCCAGAATTACTGAGCAGCAAAATCTCATGAAGCTTCCAGGTGAAGTATATTTTCTGACGAAAACATTGGTCTGATCACACTTGCAATTTATAGTAATTCGCTGGCACTGAGAAATGAAGTTTAGAGAACTATTACAGCAAGGACTGCAGAGCCGTCGTAATAAATATTTCGTACATTTAATTCAAACATCAGCCAACCTTATTTAATGTCTATTTCTACGACTGTCATTCTACTTTCACTGTTTAGCGAGAGTAAAGTTGCATGCACATAGCATGTGGCAAGGAAAGTGATTATTACTGCTTCAGTAACTTATTTGTCTCCAATGAAAGTGACAATCACCTCAGACGTGTGTAATTCTCGTCGCACAGTGGCAAATAGGATGgaaatgttgaaactgccaggaCGGACACGATATCAATGTTCGTAGTCAGCCACGTGTCGGTGCTCCATCGTAACATTTCAGTAATGCTTATCAACAGTCTCATTTATTTCAGCTGCAGAACGAAGGCATCTCTTATCAATCTCCAGTTACCTGTGTCTCAAATATATGACTTCGTCCTATGACAGCTGTCATTTTTATGGCTCACCCTAATTGAGAGGTCAGAGTCGTCAGTGCATGCTGTCACGACCATATATGGTCCATCTCATGGACGTGTGTGAGCTAGGCCAAACATAGGCCGCTTCTACAGCTATTGCTGGCTTTATTTTAGGCGCACTTAGTACGTCGTCTATTGTCTGCCCTGTTGCTTCGATTCTGCGTACCAATGCTTAACACTTCTATAGCTGCGTTTTTCGTAGCAAACGCATATAGGGGCTACGAAAAACACCTTATAGTGAGGGCTTCGCAATGACTTGGACTACATGCGTTAACGTTTACTTGCGTTTCGTGCGCAGCGTATCGCACTAGGAAATCGGACGCGGGACTTTGTGCTCACAGCAGAACGTAGTGCCCCCTTAGCTACGGCTGACGGTGACTGGCTGAAGCATGCAGATTGCTATTACATATATAGTGACATACCGTTCCTTCACTCATCTAATCATTCAGATCCTGACGAAGGGGGGAATAAAGTTATTTAGCCCTTGGGAGAAAAGAGCGCTCTGACAAAGAATATAAGTTTCCTTCGGTCaagttgcacatttttttttttaggagactTCTTTTTGCCAGTTCTGTCCCTATTTGAGGCAAgggaaggaagaagaaagaaagcgacgGACTTTGAGCTCCTGGTAAATTGAACCCACTGCATGCATATACATACCGTGCCACCATTTCGTTTCAACGGGCTGAACATTGCTACATATGACCACTTTATAAAGGGCACGTTTATGAAGGGCATGTTTTGTGCGATGGCCGTTCGACGTGCCGCGTTACGTAATCCAAGGCGATAGATTTTCCTTTTTCGTAACGCTCGCAGCCAATGAATAAGTTATGTCCACTGAACCGGTAATTCAAATCTTTTAATAAAGGCAACGCGAGAGCACTGACTGTAAGCTAAATCTATACATCAATACGAGCACTCACTAGAAACTGCACAAACTCTCAGCCTTCCTCCTGAAATATCTTTCGTGGAGTGAGCGCAAAATCGTGTGCCATAGGCACATTTATCAGTGATCCATCATCA contains:
- the LOC135915847 gene encoding transcription factor Atoh1-like, whose translation is MASVLPSPPSSDDHLTTAGFFSHVPAWTTTTMLPGLCRSRDFGCRPCTPETPDDSSSRDSDSGCSPNHVLKDDSCAQDACTMVTSSSASASPKSAYKHVPHREKPPHLVARRNARERRRVQAVNNAFCRLRKCVPVENRAKRLSKVKTLHRAIEYIEALQRLLTEADKAVTSSTAPEEVCAPSAIYQETPEPVCDKENDASQRWITLENASVCGAESYPGYLNFYEECGIAFAS